A DNA window from Salvelinus sp. IW2-2015 linkage group LG4q.1:29, ASM291031v2, whole genome shotgun sequence contains the following coding sequences:
- the LOC111961533 gene encoding uncharacterized protein, whose amino-acid sequence MFSRGHERGLSGPDESSGVEAPQSPHKWSKRRELGGKKSTQSPKVGRSLRRKFQKFLQGPAGPGEPSIHQPQDLLPPVEQDIFICGLKRDPSSREFTGLHSSLPNGRSHTGTLNPPVAGDMVLNREGFINATGTVSTNGPTASLPTSPSGENSSAEYQDGNGVVEDTHRPSPSEEDEGEKCSSDIVEHILKELRGINKIQEEIADLRQYLTSVRGSVDEVSCCVDAVLNEIGELYSSGASAPGPQTPQRLSVRRGSLGSQNVTAFHRRATTPLLECRQGSWDKDPVMMVPPQGSPKTWRERLAPCQPEQADQENSDHSSDVPSSRPGPSQASLSYLEQGYAHDCPSTSSLSSGHSSNTLDRDARYRSVKARLWQSGWASAGMQHSVSGDGGWSEENGWSEEDIYSCQNSGEEVEDHGAGPGGWDRYTTGETSSTTGQSSHSSSEHLSLLFGIHKNSPSNSSSVVDWRHPRQQGSNGHLVCDCSANCPYSRSSGYHTVDTYADVGSCGPSRSMSRSTVLLTDCDDGYLELHSPCDRYTSSVDSLDVGSVESLDREWTEQSVPRDDAGEWGSGDLPSPEPENTQLLNVGFDVKSIGKAVLTFRSALKGALRKLEGSSPEPGNDDSESEAAPSPVRPCSPEPPEGEITMPTDHIRSASPLEEYSEASIYVDCSPAQENLPCSLQASPNERTHSPCTPTEYHSMEHLESQGEYQTDGELSNPELTPDHSSPGRAGESSADFNISPEGMGLSPTGLSPIGEDHDGADQDEFIEQDVVSPKKERLANLQRILKEKRQRCKLSKTSQGSQSTFSEEEFNPDGCREDDQVTHEFQMSSLFSYVLLFSFTQIYFEFLCDCCFAVGCFYIVCTEPSMVPFFCLSYLELRCLTLCL is encoded by the exons ATGTTCTCTAGGGGCCACGAGAGGGGCCTCAGTGGACCAGATGAATCCAGCGGTGTAGAGGCACCTCAGAGTCCACACAAGTGGTCCAAGAGGAGGGAGCTGGGGGGTAAGAAGAGTACTCAGAGCCCCAAGGTGGGCCGGAGCCTGCGGAGGAAGTTCCAGAAGTTCCTGCAGGGCCCGGCAGGGCCGGGGGAGCCCTCCATCCACCAGCCCCAGGATCTGCTCCCCCCTGTGGAGCAGGACATATTTATATGCGGCCTGAAGAGAGACCCCTCCAGTAGGGAGTTCACCGGACTCCACTCCTCCTTGCCCAATGGCCGAAGTCACACAGGGACTCTAAACCCACCCGTGGCTGGGGATATGGTGCTGAACAGAGAGGGCTTCATCAACGCCACCGGTACTGTAAGTACCAACGGCCCCACCGCTAGCCTACCCACCTCTCCCTCTGGAGAGAACAGCAGCGCTGAATATCAGGATGGGAACGGGGTtgtggaggacacacacaggccTTCTCCTAGtgaagaggatgagggagagaaatgctcCAGTGACATTGTTGAACACATCTTGAAAGAGCTGAGAGGTATCAACAAAATTCAGGAGGAGATCGCAGACCTGCGGCAGTACCTGACCTCTGTGAGAGGCTCAGTGGACGAGGTCTCCTGCTGTGTGGATGCAGTGCTGAATGAGATAGGGGAGCTCTACTCCTCTGGAGCCTCAGCACCAGGGCCCCAGACCCCTCAGAGGCTTAGCGTCAGACGTGGCAGCCTGGGCAGTCAGAATGTCACAGCCTTCCACAGGAGGGCCACCACTCCTTTACTGGAGTGCCGGCAGGGGTCTTGGGACAAAGACCCAGTGATGATGGTGCCACCCCAAGGGTCACCTAAAACATGGAGAGAAAGGTTAGCTCCTTGCCAACCCGAACAAGCCGACCAGGAAAATTCCGACCACAGCTCagacgtgccctcttcacgaccagGGCCCAGTCAAGCCAGCCTCTCCTACCTGGAGCAAGGGTATGCCCATGACTGCCCCAGCACCAGCTCCCTGTCGTCAGGCCACAGCTCCAACACTCTGGACCGGGACGCCAGGTACCGCTCAGTTAAGGCCAGGCTATGGCAGAGTGGCTGGGCCTCGGCAGGCATGCAACACAGTGTGAGCGGAGATGGGGGGTGGAGCGAGGAGAACGGCTGGAGCGAAGAAGACATCTACTCCTGTCAGAACagtggggaggaggtggaggaccaTGGTGCAGGGCCAGGTGGCTGGGACAGGTACACCACAGGAGAGACCAGCAGCACCACAGGCCAGTCCTCCCACAGCAGCTCAGAGCATCTGTCCCTGCTGTTCGGTATCCACAAGAACTCCCCCTCCAACTCATCCAGTGTGGTGGACTGGCGGCACCCCAGGCAGCAGGGCAGCAATGGACACCTAGTGTGTGACTGTTCAGCCAACTGCCCATACTCTCGGAGCTCCGGCTACCACACAGTGGACACCTATGCTGATGTGGGGAGCTGTGGGCCGTCCAGGAGCATGAGTCGCTCCACTGTGCTGCTCACAGACTGTGATGATGGCTACCTGGAGCTGCACTCCCCCTGTGACCGCTATACGTCCTCCGTTGACTCCCTGGATGTGGGATCCGTTGAGAGCCTGGACAGGGAGTGGACTGAACAGTCTGTCCCAAGAGACGATGCAGGGGAGTGGGGGTCGGGGGACCTGCCTAGCCCTGAGCCTGAGAACACCCAGCTCCTCAATGTGGGATTTGATGTGAAAAGCATTGGGAAGGCTGTGCTCACCTTTAGGTCTGCTCTGAAAGGGGCTCTGAGGAAGCTGGAGGGTTCGAGCCCGGAGCCTGGCAACGATGACAGTGAGTCAGAAGCAGCTCCCTCTCCTGTTAGACCCTGCTCCCCTGAACCCCCGGAGGGAGAGATCACTATGCCAACTGATCACATTCGCTCTGCGTCTCCACTGGAAGAATATAGCGAGGCCTCAATCTATGTGGACTGCAGCCCAGCCCAAGAGAACCTGCCTTGCTCCCTACAAGCATCCCCAAATGAAAGGACTCACTCCCCCTGCACCCCTACCGAGTATCACTCCATGGAGCATTTAGAGAGCCAAGGAGAGTATCAGACTGATGGAGAACTGTCCAACCCAGAGCTGACACCGGACCACAGTTCTCCAGGAAGGGCTGGGGAGAGTTCAGCAGATTTTAACATCAGCCCAGAGGGGATGGGGTTAAGTCCAACAGGGTTAAGTCCAATAGGAGAAGACCACGATGGAGCTGATCAGGATGAGTTTATAGAACAGGATGTTGTTAGCCCTAAGAAGGAACGCCTTGCTAATCTGCAGCGCATCCTGAAAGAAAAAAGACAGAGATGTAAACTTTCCAAAACTTCCCAAGGATCCCAGTCCACGTTCTCTGAGGAGGAGTTCAATCCAG ATGGCTGCAGAGAAGATGACCAGGTTACTCATGAATTTCAAATGAGCTCCCTTTTCagttatgttttgttgttttcatttacACAGATATATTTTGAGTTTTTGTGCGACTGTTGCTTTGCCGTTGGGTGTTTTTATATCGTATGCACGGAGCCAAGCATGGtcccttttttttgtttgtcatacCTTGAACTGAGGTGTTTAACTCTTTGCTTGTGA